The genomic region GTGCAATTCGGTTTCCCACTTATAAGATTTTGGGCATTTGCTAAGTTGATATCGCCAATTTCAATATGAAGATTTTCAGCTTTGGCTTTATTGCAGAGAAATTGTAAAAGATGTGAAGTGGATTTACCGGCTCCAATTAATAAGATAGTTCGCATACGGTTGAGTTAATAATTTTATAACACTAATGTATTAAAATGTTATAAATACAACAATAAGAATCATAAAAAGTTTACAAATGAACAAAGAAATATTGGTCACTGGTGCGATTCTCGGATTTTTAGCAGTGATTTTAGGCGCTTTTGGGGCACATGCTCTAAAAAATGCTTTGGATGCTGAAGCTATTAAGACTTTCGAAACCGGAGTTAAATATCAAATGTACCATGCGCTGCTTCTCCTTTTTGTTGGCAGTTCTTCCATGCTTTCTTCCGGAACAAAAAGCACGATTCTGTATTTGGTGGTTATTGGCGTAATTTTATTTTCTGGTTCTATTTACGGACTGGCAACTAATGCCCTAACCTCTTTCAACTTTAAAAAAATAGGATTTGTAACGCCTATCGGCGGGACGCTTTTAATTATTTCGTGGGGAATCCTTATTTATAAATTTATACGGTTGAAGGTTTAAGTTAGTAGGCAGGAACCTGTTTCCAATGTTCAGTTTTTTGTCTTCACGAGGGAGGCACGACCGTGGTGATCTCCCAACAGGTACTTTTCAATGTCCATTAGACAATGTTCAATTGGCAGCGCATTTTTTAGCGGCTTACTGACTTCGCTACGGACCTTGCCTGAGACATCCAGTTTCAATAATGATTCTAATTGATAAGTACAAACTAGTCACATCGAACGCAGGGAGATGTCACATTAACTTACTCTTGACGTTATTTCGACCTTCCATCAAGTAGAAATTGAACACAAAAAGTTGAACAAAGAACCAAGAACTTGAAACTTAAAACCTGAAACCATTTCGACATCCAGCTTCGGTCATCCTGCGCGTTTGCAATAAAGAACTATTTTAAATTAGAAACAGCACGGTATTCGTTGTTTTCGTCTTTTACCGTAGCCAGAAATTCCAGCATTTCTTCTGTAAGCAATAATTGGTTCTGTTTTTCCCAGAAATCCGGATTGTAGGGATACTTCAATTTAAAAATATCCCGCTTTTCGGAAACATTTGAGTTGGTATTTAGGTATTTAAAATTGTCTTGACTCGTAAGAATATAACTGCAAGTATAGAAATCTTTTTTTTCTGTTTTTGAGTTGACCACTTCTGTTTTAAAATCTACCCTGGAATTTTTAATAAAATAGCGTCCGTTTTTATGTTGACTGAAAATAGTATTCACTTGAAAATAAGGAGTGTGATATCGATATAGACCACTTTTATCAAATTCAATTTGTGGCCTATTGGAAATAACCATCCCTTCCACAATAGCATGATTTGTAGTATCTATCATCCAATATCCTTCCGATTTGTTACCACTTTCTTGAACGATGGAATCTTTGGTTACAAAATCAATTTTTACCATCGATTCGCCAATAGCTTTTATATTGGTGTCCACATACTTTCTGGAAATAAATAACATGTTAAACCAGCGCAAAATTTCATTAAAATCGTTCAATTTAAATTCATCTTCTTCTTCTTCTAAACCCGCTTTACGCATATTTAACAACTCTATTTCGAAATTTTTCTTCGGAAAAGGGTACACTTTATTTGCTAACAGCTGTTGCCTTTTTACTTTTCCTGAAAGGTCTTCGATTTTTAAAATGCTGTCGTTCTTTTTTAACACCGCCCGAAGCATAAAGCGTTCTTCAAAAGGTCTAAAAGGGTAATTAGAAGGAATGGCCTTATTTATTTTATCGAAAATGCTGCTTTCGTTTGTTACCACCACTTCATCTAAAGCAATGGAAGCCTCCGATAAAAAAATATGCTTTTTATTCTGAAGCTTTTCAAAGGTAGTTCGAAGCTCTTTATACCCCAATTTTTTTAGTATGACGGAATCTCCTTCAGAAAGAAAAAGAAAAGAACCGTCGGCATTGGTTACAGTATAATCATAGCGATTATAAACATCTACAAATTCCAAAGGTCTTTTTGAGGCGCTATCTAATATAACACCGCCAAGTTGATTTTGAGCAGTAACCG from Galbibacter sp. BG1 harbors:
- a CDS encoding DUF423 domain-containing protein → MNKEILVTGAILGFLAVILGAFGAHALKNALDAEAIKTFETGVKYQMYHALLLLFVGSSSMLSSGTKSTILYLVVIGVILFSGSIYGLATNALTSFNFKKIGFVTPIGGTLLIISWGILIYKFIRLKV